Genomic DNA from Amycolatopsis alba DSM 44262:
CCGTGCTGAACTCGGGGCTGTACACCGCTTCCCGCATGCTGTTCGCGTTGCACGGCAACGGCTGGGCACCGAAGTGGATCGCGGACACGAACCGGCGCGGCGTGCCGTGGAAGGCGATCCTGGTGTCGACTTCGGTCGGTTACGTGGCCGTGGTGATGAATTTCGTATCACCGGACAAGATCTTCTACTTCATCATCAACTCCGCCGGGGCGGTCGCGTTGTTCGTCTACGCGATCATCGCGGGCTCGCAGCTGCGGATGCGACGCCGCCTGGAGGCCGAAGCGCCGGAACGGCTGAAGCTGCGCATGTGGGGCTACCCCTGGCTGAGCTGGCTCACCCTCGCCGGGACGCTGGCCGTGGTCGCGTCGATGCTGTTCGTGGACTCGGACACGCGCGCCCAGCTGTACCTGAGCCTGATCAGCCTGGCGGTGATCCTCGGCGTCTATTTCATCCAGCGCCGGCGATCCGGCCGAGTGCCCCGTAAAACACCTCTCCGATCTTCGCGGGATCGCGGCTGAGGAAGGTCTGGCCACCGGACGGCGCGACGAGCTGCGCGAGTTCGGTCTCGTCGGCTTCCGGGCCGATCCCGATGGCGATCAACGGCAGCGGGCGCTCCGGGTCGCGCAGCTTTCCCAGTTCGGCCATCAGTTTCTCGCGGCCGATGCCGTCGGGATCGGTGTCGCGGCCGTCGGTCATCACGATGACCAGGTTCAGCTTCCCCTGCTCCCATTCCTTGCGCGCCAGCCGATAGACGTCGAGGACGCTGTCGTAGAGCCCGGTCTGCCCGTCCGGGACGGCGCGGACCGCGCGCAACCGGTCCACCGCCTTCAGCTGCTGCCCGACCGGCGCCATCGGCAGGATCTCCCGGTAGTCACGCTCACCGTCCACTTTGGTCGCGAAAGCCAGGAAACGGATCTGTGACGCGGGTTTGAACAAGTGCAGGGCGTTCTCCGCCGCTTCCAGCGTGATCCGCAGCCGGGACTTGCCGGTGCCGGGGACCGGCGCGCTCATCGAACCGGAAACGTCGATGAGCACCTGGACCCGTGCGCTCGCGGTCACCCCGGCCCACGCGCTGAGCGCTTTGTCGACCTCGACCGCGGCCGGGATCTCGGCGCTGCGCTGCCCTTGCGCCTCGACGCGCCGATCGGTTTCGGGCAGCCGCAACGCTTGCCCGCCCGAACCGCGAAGCCCGGACTGCGTGCTGGTCGCGGAGCCGTAGAGCAGGGCACGTTTCAGTTCCGCGACGGCCCTGCCCTGCTGCGGGGTCGCGCCCGCGAGCTCGACGAACGGGTAGTCGAGCGACAGGGCAGCCGGTGAGTACGCGGCCACCAGCGCGACCTCGCCCCCGGAGAGCTCGGAGTTGTGCCGCAGCACCGCGTTCTCCGACGCCGGGTACACCGTCGGCGAGGCCCCGGCGGAGAACTTCCGGAGCAGGGCCACGTACGCGGCGGCGGGATCCACGGAGTCCTTCGCGACGTCGCGGAGCGCCAGCAGCGCGGAAACACCGACGGGGTCACGCACGGGATCCGGCATCCCGGCGGCGATCCCGGCACTGCCGAGCACATCCGCCCAGGTCAGCGATTTGCCGGGCCAGCCGAGCGCTTTCGCGACCGGCTCCTGGACCGCGAGCACCACCGGTGAACTGGCCACCGACGGCCCGGAGACGGGAGACCCGTCGGCACGCCGCAGGAACAGCGTCGAGGACGGGATCCAGGCTTGGAACCGGGGCGTCGTTCCGGGCAGTTCCCCCGCCACCTGGAGGGAATCCCTGGACTGGACGTCGAACACGACGCAGGCGAGCCCGAGGTCCTTTGCGGTCTGGGTGACGGCGGGGGCGATGTCCGGCGACGCGGCGACGGCCACCCGCACGGGCTCGCAGCCGGGATCGGACCGGGCCAGGGCCACGGCCACCCAGGTGGCCGTGCCGAGCACGGCCGCCAGCGCGAGCGCCAGCAGCGGGAGCAGCATCCGTCTTCGGGTCCGGGCGGTGGTGTGGCGTCCCATCGGCTCTCCCGGCATGGGGCTCGAGGAGCGTCCGAGGGTACGCCGCCCGCACCCCTAGGGGAAGGCTGCGACTTTCGTCGTAGAAGGACCCCACCAAGGCGGGAGGTGCCCCGGCGCGGGTCACGGAACACTTGCCCGGTAAGGAAAGCACTCGAAACCGGGGGAATCCGTGATGAACCGGCCCACTCGTGCGGAACAGCGCAAAGCCCGCAACGCCCTCTTCGGTCAGGCGGTCATGATCGCCTTCGCTCTGCTGCTGACGGCGGCCGCCGGTCGGCCTTCATCGGGATGAGCCGCGCTTGCGCGACCGGCGAGGTGACCCAAGGACGCCAGGGTGACGGCCAGGAGTGCGCGGCGCCGGGCTGCTCCACCCGCGCGTCGGAGAAGTCCGCCCGGTGCTTGAACTCGGCCTCGGCGAAGGTGGTCGTCCCGCTGAACATCGCACCGCTGAAACTGGCGACCTCGGGGAAGACCGCCGCTCGGAAGTCGGTGTCGCCGGTGAACCAGGCCCGGTCGAAATTCGCGAAGCGCCAGAACCTGGCACGCCGGAAGTTCCCGCCGACGACCACGCCGTCCCGGAAGTCGGCGTCGCTGAGATCGCACTCCTCGAAGTCCGGCTCGACGAGCACCGCGTCTCGGAGTTCCAGTTCCTCGACCTCCCAGTACTCGGCGCCCCCGGACCGCCGGAGATGCCGGGTGAGCAGGCCCTGCGCGGCGCGCCGGATCTCGAACTCTTCCTCGTCTTCGACCGGGTGACGGAAGGGCCTGCGCAGGTAAGCGCACGTCAGCTCGATGACGTCTTCCCGCACGTCGGGGTTCTCGCGCCCGCACCGCTCCAGCTCCCCGAGGCCCGCGAGGCGCTCGGCGGCGTCCTCGCTGTCCAGCATCGCGGCGAAGCCGTCCAGCATCTCGGCAAGGCGTCGCCAGTGATCCTGTTGCCGCGCCTGAACCATTCGCTCGGGCCGCAGCCGCCGGTCACGCCGGGCCCCTTCGATCCAGATCAGGCCCACATAGACCGCGCCCACGCCCAGTGCGACACCCGCCAGCGCCGCCACGACGTACACCCCCACCATCATGCGGTGATTATGCGCGTGAAGGCCCCCTCACTCGACTGAGTAAGAGGGCCTTCAGACGCGTTCGGGCTAGACGGGGATGACCGTCGGCACGATCATCGGACGGCGCCGGTAGGTGTCGGCGACCCAGCGGCCGACGACGCGGCGCACGGCCTGCGCGATGCGGTGCGTGTCGGTGATGCCCTCGGCTTCGGTCCTCGCGAGTTCCATCTCCACCATCGGGAGCACGGCGTCGAGCGCCTTCGGATCGTCGGAGAACCCGCGACCGGACACCGTCGGACGGGTGACCGCCCGGCCGGTGCTGGTGTCCACGGCGACCGTGATGGCGATGAAGCCACCCTCGCCGAGCACGAGCCTGTCGGACAGCGTCGACTCGCCGACGTCGCCGACCGAGAGGCCGTCGACGTACACGTGCCCGACCTCGACCCGGCCGGTCCGCGAAGCCTTGCCGTCGACGAGGTCGACCACGACCCCGTCTTCGGCGATGACCACGTTCTCCGGCGCGACGCCGGTGCGGACGGCCAGCTCGCCGTTGGCCCGCAGATGCTTCCACTCGCCGTGCACCGGCATGACGTTGCTGGGGCGCACCGCGTTGTACAGGTACAGCAGCTCGCCCGCCGACGCGTGCCCGGACACGTGCACCTTGGCGTTGCCCTGGTGCACGACGTTCGCGCCGAGCCGGGTGAGGCCGTTGACGACGCCGAAGACGGCCGTCTCGTTGCCGGGGATCATCGAGCTGGCCAGGACGACGGTGTCACCGGCGCGGATCGAGATCTGCCGGTGCTCGCCACGCGCCATCCGCGACAGCGCCGAAAGCGGCTCGCCCTGCGAACCGGTCGACACGAACAGCACCTTGCTCTCGGGCAGGTCGCTGGCCTGGTCGAGGTTGACCAGCAGGCCGTCGGGCACGTTCAGCAGGCCGAGGTCGGCGGCGATGCCCATGTTGCGGACCATCGACCGGCCGACGAAGGCGACCCGGCGGCCGTGCCGCACGGCGGCGTCGAGCACCTGCTGGACGCGGTGCACGTGGCTCGCGAAGCAGGCGACGATGACGCGCTGGCCGACCTTGCGGACGACGTCGTCGAGCACCGGGCCGATGTCGCGTTCCGGCATGACGAACCCCGGCACCTCGGCGTTGGTCGAGTCGACGCAGAACAGGTCCACGCCCTCGTCGCCGAGCCGGGAGAACCCGGCGAGGTCGGTCAGCCTGCCGTCGAGCGGGAGCTGGTCGAGCTTGATGTCACCGGTGTGCAGCACGACCCCCGCGGGGGTGCGGATGGCCACCGCGAGCGCGTCCGGGATCGAGTGGTTGACCGCGAAGAACTCGAGGTCGAACGCGCCGACCTTGCGGCGCTCACCCTCGCGGACCTCGATCAGGTTCGGCCGCTGACGGTGCTCCTTGGCCTTGGCCGCGAGCAGCGCGTTAGTGAACCGGGATCCGTAGATCTTCAGGTCAGGGACGAGCCGCAGCAGGAACGGGACGGCGCCGATGTGGTCCTCGTGCCCGTGGGTGAGGACGAGGCCGTCGATGTCCTCGAGCCGGTCTTCGATGGCGCGGAAGTCGGGCAGGATCAGGTCGACGCCGGGCTGGTCGTCTTCGGGGAAGAGGACCCCGCAGTCGACGATCAGCAGACGGCCGCCGAATTCGAAGACGGTCATGTTGCGGCCGACTTCGCCGATCCCGCCGAGCGCGACCACGCGCAAGGCGCCTTCGGGCAGCGCCGGCGGCGGGGTGGTCGGTCCGGGTCCGGTTGGCAATGAACTCACCGAGGCATGGTCCCTACGCTGGTGTGTGAGGTCGGCGCCGTATAGGCCGCCGCTGAATCTGCTTGTGCCACTCGTGCACCATGCCAGTCACTGGCATCACTGTCGCCGAGCGGCACGCCCCCCTGGGCGAGATCGGCGGAAATCGCCTGGAGCTGGTCTTCGCTCGCGGCCACGATGGGCAGCCGCGGGTCGCCGATGTCGAAACCGCGCAGCCGCAGGGCCGCCTTCGAGAAGGCGACGCCGCCGACACGGGACATCGCCCGCAGGACCGGCAGCATGCCGCGGTGGTTGGTGCGCGCGGTGGAGGTGTCGCCGGATTCGTAGGCGTCCATCATGCCACGGATGCGGCCCGCCACGACGTGCCCGATCACGCTGACCACGCCCGCGCCGCCGACCGAGACCCACGGCAGGTTGAGGCCGTCGTCACCGGAGTAGTAGGCGAGCTGCGAGTTCGCGATGACCTCGGAGCCGGCGATCAGATCGCCCTTGGCGTCCTTGACCGCGAGGATGCGCGG
This window encodes:
- the dapA gene encoding 4-hydroxy-tetrahydrodipicolinate synthase codes for the protein MSTPPTAAPGRPFGRVLTAMATPFDADGALDLKRAQELAEHLVELGNDGLVVNGTTGESPTTTDAEKAELVRAVVEAVGDRATIVAGAGTNNTAHSIEQAKQAEAAGAHGILVVTPYYSRPSQAGLYAHFTTVADTTGLPVMLYDIPPRSIVPIEVDTLLRLAEHPRILAVKDAKGDLIAGSEVIANSQLAYYSGDDGLNLPWVSVGGAGVVSVIGHVVAGRIRGMMDAYESGDTSTARTNHRGMLPVLRAMSRVGGVAFSKAALRLRGFDIGDPRLPIVAASEDQLQAISADLAQGGVPLGDSDASDWHGARVAQADSAAAYTAPTSHTSVGTMPR
- a CDS encoding substrate-binding domain-containing protein yields the protein MGRHTTARTRRRMLLPLLALALAAVLGTATWVAVALARSDPGCEPVRVAVAASPDIAPAVTQTAKDLGLACVVFDVQSRDSLQVAGELPGTTPRFQAWIPSSTLFLRRADGSPVSGPSVASSPVVLAVQEPVAKALGWPGKSLTWADVLGSAGIAAGMPDPVRDPVGVSALLALRDVAKDSVDPAAAYVALLRKFSAGASPTVYPASENAVLRHNSELSGGEVALVAAYSPAALSLDYPFVELAGATPQQGRAVAELKRALLYGSATSTQSGLRGSGGQALRLPETDRRVEAQGQRSAEIPAAVEVDKALSAWAGVTASARVQVLIDVSGSMSAPVPGTGKSRLRITLEAAENALHLFKPASQIRFLAFATKVDGERDYREILPMAPVGQQLKAVDRLRAVRAVPDGQTGLYDSVLDVYRLARKEWEQGKLNLVIVMTDGRDTDPDGIGREKLMAELGKLRDPERPLPLIAIGIGPEADETELAQLVAPSGGQTFLSRDPAKIGEVFYGALGRIAGAG
- a CDS encoding pentapeptide repeat-containing protein, producing the protein MMVGVYVVAALAGVALGVGAVYVGLIWIEGARRDRRLRPERMVQARQQDHWRRLAEMLDGFAAMLDSEDAAERLAGLGELERCGRENPDVREDVIELTCAYLRRPFRHPVEDEEEFEIRRAAQGLLTRHLRRSGGAEYWEVEELELRDAVLVEPDFEECDLSDADFRDGVVVGGNFRRARFWRFANFDRAWFTGDTDFRAAVFPEVASFSGAMFSGTTTFAEAEFKHRADFSDARVEQPGAAHSWPSPWRPWVTSPVAQARLIPMKADRRPPSAAERRRS
- a CDS encoding ribonuclease J; translated protein: MSSLPTGPGPTTPPPALPEGALRVVALGGIGEVGRNMTVFEFGGRLLIVDCGVLFPEDDQPGVDLILPDFRAIEDRLEDIDGLVLTHGHEDHIGAVPFLLRLVPDLKIYGSRFTNALLAAKAKEHRQRPNLIEVREGERRKVGAFDLEFFAVNHSIPDALAVAIRTPAGVVLHTGDIKLDQLPLDGRLTDLAGFSRLGDEGVDLFCVDSTNAEVPGFVMPERDIGPVLDDVVRKVGQRVIVACFASHVHRVQQVLDAAVRHGRRVAFVGRSMVRNMGIAADLGLLNVPDGLLVNLDQASDLPESKVLFVSTGSQGEPLSALSRMARGEHRQISIRAGDTVVLASSMIPGNETAVFGVVNGLTRLGANVVHQGNAKVHVSGHASAGELLYLYNAVRPSNVMPVHGEWKHLRANGELAVRTGVAPENVVIAEDGVVVDLVDGKASRTGRVEVGHVYVDGLSVGDVGESTLSDRLVLGEGGFIAITVAVDTSTGRAVTRPTVSGRGFSDDPKALDAVLPMVEMELARTEAEGITDTHRIAQAVRRVVGRWVADTYRRRPMIVPTVIPV